One genomic window of Methanosarcina acetivorans C2A includes the following:
- a CDS encoding 4Fe-4S binding protein, translating into MKIKICIPTERIQNPIISETIVETGILLNIMVANIDSTYGELIADVKDSRFARIKKALESRGAIVAILDRPIHRDEEECVECGACISVCPMNVYSFDETWSLCVDEKKCIQCGMCIKMCPHGALKLGE; encoded by the coding sequence ATGAAAATAAAGATCTGCATCCCCACGGAAAGGATCCAAAACCCCATCATCTCCGAGACGATTGTTGAAACCGGAATCCTGCTTAATATTATGGTCGCAAATATCGACTCGACTTACGGCGAACTGATTGCGGATGTTAAAGATTCCAGGTTCGCCAGAATTAAAAAAGCTCTCGAATCCAGGGGAGCAATAGTTGCAATTCTGGACCGCCCCATTCACAGGGACGAAGAAGAATGCGTGGAATGCGGAGCCTGTATCTCGGTCTGTCCGATGAATGTTTACTCCTTTGATGAGACTTGGAGCTTATGCGTGGACGAAAAGAAATGTATCCAGTGCGGCATGTGTATCAAAATGTGCCCGCACGGCGCTTTAAAACTCGGGGAATGA
- a CDS encoding DUF166 domain-containing protein produces MRILVLYTGELGKKVIQNLINPSTFCVSCGELCNHCRQVRKSYANLLVGIHEFPEDLPPFIEEPAQFMPPKLPECDLILAIGIHPDLLIALPEVVEKTGAKAVIAPAEDSKKTPAGVLEQLRKELEAMGVEFEAPKPFCALEKTGKPVIDAFVDLGFGKPMLRIEMSPDGKMFIGAGVLRDAPCGSTWFVAKKLGWTDASGYKETISGAHHSYPCTGSMDKDPQIGDTILHKAGYIIREAVEEGMECEKKEKARISASCVDEAQATGS; encoded by the coding sequence ATGAGAATCCTTGTACTTTATACGGGTGAACTCGGAAAAAAAGTTATCCAGAATTTGATAAATCCGTCAACTTTCTGCGTGTCATGCGGTGAGCTCTGCAACCACTGCCGTCAGGTAAGGAAATCTTATGCAAACCTGCTTGTTGGAATCCACGAGTTCCCGGAAGACCTGCCTCCGTTTATCGAAGAGCCTGCCCAGTTCATGCCTCCGAAACTTCCGGAATGTGACCTGATCCTTGCCATAGGAATCCATCCCGACCTCCTCATAGCCCTTCCCGAAGTCGTAGAGAAAACGGGTGCAAAAGCCGTAATTGCCCCCGCTGAAGATTCAAAGAAGACTCCTGCCGGGGTCCTTGAGCAGCTCAGAAAAGAACTTGAAGCCATGGGTGTCGAATTCGAGGCTCCAAAACCCTTCTGTGCCCTGGAAAAGACCGGAAAGCCAGTTATAGATGCTTTCGTGGACCTTGGCTTCGGAAAGCCGATGCTCAGGATCGAAATGAGCCCTGACGGAAAGATGTTCATAGGCGCAGGCGTCCTCAGGGATGCCCCCTGTGGCTCAACATGGTTTGTTGCAAAAAAGCTCGGCTGGACCGATGCTTCAGGATATAAAGAAACAATTTCAGGCGCCCACCACTCTTACCCCTGTACCGGAAGCATGGACAAAGATCCTCAGATAGGAGATACGATCCTGCACAAAGCCGGATACATCATAAGGGAAGCTGTGGAAGAAGGAATGGAGTGCGAGAAAAAGGAAAAAGCCAGAATTTCGGCAAGCTGCGTTGATGAAGCTCAAGCTACTGGCTCCTGA
- a CDS encoding AIM24 family protein, translated as MGSYSLENFILITGERAPGQGVFELEREHLLKVYLNGVVWTRMGSMTAYRGDIRFSREEALEHGTGKLVKISLAGEGFNLTKVEGSGKLYLADRGKKVSVLKLENDSICVNCNNILAVEDSLNWDIRMMRKFSGVADNEIYNVKLEGTGMVAITTHQDPLTFRATKDYPVFTSPNATVAWSGNLEPEIKNDISLKTLIEKSSGESVQMVFRGKGFVVVQPCEEVYPQTHSQTQLENKISNVYIS; from the coding sequence ATGGGAAGCTATTCATTAGAAAATTTTATCCTAATTACTGGAGAAAGAGCCCCTGGGCAGGGAGTTTTTGAACTGGAAAGGGAACATCTGCTGAAGGTATATCTTAACGGCGTGGTCTGGACCAGAATGGGATCTATGACGGCATACAGAGGGGACATAAGGTTTTCTCGCGAAGAAGCCCTCGAACACGGGACTGGGAAACTCGTGAAAATATCTCTGGCAGGAGAAGGGTTCAACCTCACAAAAGTAGAAGGAAGTGGAAAACTCTACCTTGCGGACAGGGGGAAAAAGGTCTCGGTTCTGAAACTGGAAAATGACTCCATCTGCGTAAACTGCAACAATATCCTGGCTGTTGAAGACTCCCTCAACTGGGATATCCGGATGATGAGAAAATTCTCCGGGGTAGCGGATAACGAGATTTATAACGTGAAACTTGAAGGAACAGGTATGGTTGCCATCACCACCCACCAGGACCCTTTGACCTTCAGGGCAACTAAGGATTATCCGGTCTTCACTTCCCCGAATGCCACGGTTGCCTGGTCAGGAAACCTTGAGCCGGAGATAAAAAACGACATCTCCCTGAAAACCCTCATCGAAAAAAGCAGTGGGGAATCCGTCCAGATGGTTTTCAGGGGAAAGGGCTTTGTAGTGGTCCAGCCCTGTGAAGAGGTTTATCCCCAGACTCATTCCCAGACTCAGCTCGAAAACAAAATTTCAAACGTATACATTAGCTGA
- a CDS encoding Mth938-like domain-containing protein, with the protein MKPKIDSTSFGSITVEGETFEYDILIRLDGRVEKREKMLSKGKYGTSHKISLEEAEHIYEEGTEKIIVGTGQTGFVELSEEAEDFFMKKKCGIELFPTPWAIERWNEIEGRVSAMFHVTC; encoded by the coding sequence ATGAAACCAAAGATTGATTCCACTAGTTTTGGTTCAATTACTGTAGAAGGAGAGACCTTTGAATACGATATTCTCATCCGCCTTGACGGCAGGGTTGAAAAACGAGAAAAAATGCTTTCAAAAGGAAAGTATGGGACTTCTCATAAAATCTCTCTTGAAGAAGCCGAACATATCTATGAGGAAGGAACAGAAAAAATCATCGTAGGGACGGGGCAGACAGGTTTTGTGGAACTTTCTGAAGAAGCTGAAGACTTTTTCATGAAAAAAAAATGCGGGATCGAACTTTTCCCGACTCCCTGGGCAATTGAACGCTGGAATGAAATTGAAGGCAGGGTCTCTGCAATGTTCCATGTAACATGCTGA
- a CDS encoding mechanosensitive ion channel family protein, which produces MDNGISNGIMGQVIPYTDVTVSRLIFAVIVLIAGFILVKILVYIFRRGMRKTKLPELTTQFLANFLSILLYVIVFLIFLKSLNFDVDSFVVGLSAIIGLVLGLGMQDTFTNITAGIWVAAIRPIDTGEVVTVNGQTGKIKSVSIMSTELLTPDNQLITVPNKLVWGSSIVNMTRMPTRRVSVDVGISYSSDLEKAIRIALDLMKGHPLVLPDPEPAVVTTELASSSVNLQLRAWTNTEDLWGVKNDLTAGIFEAYGREGIEIPFPQIDVHVKETKE; this is translated from the coding sequence ATGGATAACGGAATAAGCAATGGAATAATGGGACAGGTAATCCCGTATACTGACGTAACGGTATCAAGGCTGATTTTTGCAGTAATAGTACTGATTGCAGGTTTTATTTTGGTGAAAATTCTTGTTTATATTTTCAGGAGAGGGATGCGGAAAACAAAACTGCCTGAACTTACGACTCAGTTTCTGGCAAATTTCCTGAGCATCCTTCTGTATGTGATAGTTTTCCTGATTTTTTTGAAGAGCCTGAATTTTGATGTGGATAGTTTTGTAGTGGGTCTCTCTGCGATAATAGGCTTGGTACTGGGCCTCGGGATGCAGGACACCTTTACCAATATAACAGCCGGGATATGGGTTGCGGCAATCAGGCCTATCGATACGGGAGAGGTCGTGACCGTAAACGGACAGACCGGAAAAATAAAATCCGTAAGTATTATGTCAACTGAACTTCTAACTCCTGACAACCAGCTTATAACAGTCCCTAATAAGCTCGTCTGGGGAAGCTCTATTGTTAATATGACACGAATGCCTACAAGAAGGGTTTCTGTCGATGTGGGTATAAGTTACTCTTCGGATCTTGAAAAAGCTATCCGGATAGCTCTTGACCTTATGAAAGGGCACCCTCTTGTTCTGCCTGACCCCGAACCTGCGGTTGTTACTACCGAACTTGCCAGTTCTTCCGTAAATTTGCAGCTCAGGGCCTGGACGAACACTGAGGACCTTTGGGGTGTAAAGAATGACCTGACGGCCGGGATTTTTGAAGCTTACGGAAGAGAAGGAATTGAAATCCCCTTCCCGCAGATAGACGTACATGTGAAGGAAACAAAGGAATGA
- a CDS encoding tyrosine-type recombinase/integrase — MTENIPWLDKISIDKDESMENYVSIKRYLRKIKNETTSEATLRNQCVALNIFAKWCDKDFSELDEDDIYDYFDYLESYTYERNGKIKHYSETSIYLYKMALKKFLRIIEKEGLSKLIKCKNPATKKLPEDILSKEDIEKLLSAARNPRDKALIATLYESGARKGELFSVRLKHIVFDENGCIVTLPEGKTGARRVRLVFAASYLRQWIECHPTKDNRDSYLFVSSRDDHPLISTTALKEGLDRISKRAGVKKRVNPHAFRHARATHLAGHLTEQQMKIYLGWTENSSMASVYVHLSGKDIDDAILKMNGIIMDETHADGLRVGRCSRCKELNSESAMYCWKCGQPLREGAEKSVTTVNKEMEDMLLKVLTENSALKEELMREFTKLKG, encoded by the coding sequence ATGACAGAAAATATACCGTGGTTGGATAAAATAAGCATAGATAAAGATGAATCTATGGAGAACTATGTATCTATTAAGAGATATCTTAGAAAAATAAAAAATGAAACGACTTCTGAAGCAACCTTACGTAATCAGTGTGTTGCGCTCAATATCTTTGCAAAATGGTGCGATAAAGATTTTTCAGAACTAGATGAAGACGACATTTATGATTACTTTGATTACTTAGAATCATACACCTATGAAAGGAACGGGAAAATAAAACACTATTCTGAAACCAGTATTTACCTTTATAAGATGGCTTTAAAGAAATTCTTGCGGATAATTGAAAAAGAAGGTTTGTCAAAATTGATTAAATGTAAAAACCCCGCAACAAAGAAACTTCCAGAAGACATTCTGAGTAAAGAAGATATTGAGAAATTATTAAGTGCCGCACGAAATCCTAGAGATAAAGCACTCATAGCTACTTTGTATGAATCAGGAGCAAGAAAAGGCGAACTTTTTTCGGTTAGATTGAAGCATATAGTTTTTGATGAAAACGGATGCATTGTAACTCTGCCGGAAGGAAAAACAGGTGCAAGAAGGGTTAGACTTGTTTTTGCAGCTTCTTATTTAAGGCAGTGGATTGAATGTCATCCCACTAAAGATAATAGAGATTCATATCTTTTTGTATCTTCAAGAGATGACCATCCTTTAATATCTACTACTGCACTTAAGGAAGGTCTAGATAGAATTTCAAAGAGGGCAGGAGTTAAAAAACGAGTCAATCCTCACGCATTTAGACATGCGAGAGCAACACACCTTGCAGGGCATTTGACTGAACAGCAAATGAAAATATATCTAGGGTGGACTGAAAACTCAAGCATGGCTTCTGTTTATGTTCATTTGAGTGGTAAGGATATCGATGATGCAATATTGAAGATGAATGGAATAATAATGGATGAGACTCATGCAGACGGTTTGAGGGTCGGTAGATGCTCCAGATGTAAAGAACTTAATTCAGAATCAGCCATGTACTGCTGGAAATGTGGTCAACCATTGAGAGAGGGAGCTGAAAAGAGTGTTACAACTGTTAACAAAGAAATGGAAGATATGCTTTTAAAAGTCTTGACTGAAAATTCTGCATTAAAAGAAGAACTTATGAGGGAGTTCACGAAGCTCAAGGGGTAA
- a CDS encoding transposase: MNQGVSFEETLYVDGNWIKNGWKKKLEEFIGTKLTKKEWKKMRYKSVYVVATKEKVILDFEVTERLPTIEALMPLFIRIKNRFPEDKIKKIVSDEDKAIIGAVKMVFPEVTHSFCVFHQLKNVSKRYYEEFSSIEEIPDNDKITYNEISQLILSDTVISAVAHIQKIREFNSDLELSEASHKAISYAEEIFSKNVSFLKKGFTPETDNTMEQIFSLICDIVDKARSFKTDNGLTNFCYNLFTFFNKRCFSTGKWKGFSPLMRARFQYG, from the coding sequence TTGAACCAAGGAGTTAGCTTTGAAGAAACATTGTATGTTGATGGGAATTGGATCAAGAATGGATGGAAAAAAAAGCTTGAAGAATTTATTGGAACGAAACTCACAAAGAAAGAATGGAAAAAAATGCGATATAAATCTGTTTACGTTGTTGCTACCAAAGAGAAGGTCATTTTAGATTTTGAAGTAACTGAGAGGTTACCAACAATTGAGGCTCTGATGCCTCTTTTTATACGAATAAAGAACCGATTTCCTGAAGATAAAATCAAAAAGATTGTTTCTGATGAGGATAAAGCGATCATTGGAGCCGTAAAAATGGTCTTTCCTGAAGTGACTCATTCTTTTTGTGTGTTTCATCAATTAAAAAACGTTAGTAAGAGGTATTATGAGGAATTCAGTTCTATTGAAGAGATTCCAGATAACGATAAGATTACCTACAATGAGATATCTCAATTGATACTTTCTGATACGGTTATCAGTGCTGTTGCGCATATTCAGAAGATACGAGAATTTAACTCTGATCTTGAACTTTCTGAAGCGTCTCATAAAGCGATTTCTTATGCCGAAGAGATTTTCAGCAAGAATGTGAGCTTCTTGAAAAAAGGTTTTACACCTGAGACAGATAATACAATGGAACAAATATTTTCTTTGATATGTGATATCGTAGACAAAGCAAGGTCATTCAAAACCGATAATGGACTAACTAATTTTTGTTACAATCTATTTACTTTTTTCAACAAACGGTGTTTCAGCACTGGAAAATGGAAAGGTTTCTCACCTTTAATGAGAGCAAGATTCCAATATGGATAA
- a CDS encoding undecaprenyl diphosphate synthase family protein — translation MPDGNRRWALDRGLEKHEGYKHGIVPGLELYDICVKIGIGEVTFFGFTQDNTKRPQIQRKAFVDACIKSVKELSKHDAELLVVGNTNSDMFPKELLAYTKRTKFGKGKVRINFLVNYGWYWDLTYAFENSSDSKKMIENIASAEIPRIDLLIRWGGRRRLSGMLPVQTVYSDIYVVDEMWPDFKPEHLFNALEFYQDQDITLGG, via the coding sequence ATACCGGATGGAAACAGGAGATGGGCTTTAGACAGAGGCTTAGAAAAGCATGAAGGATATAAACATGGAATAGTTCCAGGCCTGGAACTATATGATATATGCGTAAAAATAGGGATAGGCGAAGTTACTTTTTTTGGATTCACTCAAGATAACACAAAAAGGCCTCAAATTCAAAGAAAAGCGTTTGTAGATGCCTGTATAAAATCAGTTAAAGAACTTTCCAAACATGATGCTGAACTTCTTGTGGTAGGGAATACCAATTCGGACATGTTTCCAAAAGAGTTACTTGCATATACAAAGAGGACTAAATTTGGGAAAGGTAAAGTAAGGATAAATTTTTTGGTAAATTATGGTTGGTACTGGGATTTAACGTATGCATTTGAGAACTCTTCAGATAGTAAAAAAATGATAGAAAATATTGCATCAGCAGAGATTCCAAGAATAGATTTACTTATCCGTTGGGGAGGAAGACGTAGACTCAGTGGAATGCTTCCGGTTCAAACGGTATATTCGGATATATACGTGGTTGACGAAATGTGGCCAGATTTTAAGCCAGAACATTTATTCAATGCACTGGAGTTTTATCAAGATCAAGATATTACATTGGGCGGATAA
- a CDS encoding CxxC-x17-CxxC domain-containing protein, with the protein MAFNDRNFRGNSNFGAPREMHKATCSDCGVETEVPFKPDPERPVYCRECLPNHRAPRENRRY; encoded by the coding sequence ATGGCTTTTAATGACAGAAACTTCAGAGGAAATTCTAATTTCGGCGCTCCCAGAGAAATGCACAAGGCAACCTGTTCTGATTGCGGTGTTGAAACCGAAGTGCCTTTCAAACCTGACCCCGAAAGACCGGTTTACTGCAGAGAGTGTCTTCCTAACCACAGGGCACCCAGAGAAAACCGCAGATATTAA
- a CDS encoding CxxC-x17-CxxC domain-containing protein, with protein sequence MAFNDRNFRGNSGGFRGNSGPREMTKVICSDCGVETEVPFKPTEGRPVYCRECLPNHRKF encoded by the coding sequence ATGGCTTTTAATGACAGAAATTTCAGGGGAAATTCCGGAGGTTTCCGCGGTAACAGCGGACCAAGGGAAATGACAAAAGTGATCTGTTCTGATTGCGGTGTTGAAACCGAAGTACCGTTCAAACCCACCGAAGGCAGACCAGTATACTGCAGGGAATGTCTTCCTAACCACAGGAAATTTTAA
- the eif1A gene encoding translation initiation factor eIF-1A: protein MRKRRTGSNKPANAGDTPEVSRVRIPRKDRNEVLATVASLLGSKRVTLQCMDGVVRMGRIPGSKKKRMWIREGDVVIANPWEIQDSKAEVTWKYTRPQVEWLERKGYIK, encoded by the coding sequence ATTAGAAAAAGGCGAACAGGATCAAATAAACCGGCCAATGCAGGAGATACTCCCGAAGTATCAAGGGTACGAATCCCCCGCAAGGACAGAAATGAAGTCCTGGCAACGGTTGCGAGTTTACTCGGTTCGAAAAGGGTAACACTTCAGTGTATGGACGGAGTTGTTCGCATGGGCAGGATTCCAGGCTCTAAAAAGAAGAGGATGTGGATCCGAGAAGGCGATGTTGTCATAGCCAATCCCTGGGAAATTCAGGACTCCAAAGCCGAAGTAACCTGGAAATACACAAGGCCCCAGGTTGAATGGCTTGAGCGGAAAGGCTACATTAAATAA
- a CDS encoding SAM-dependent methyltransferase, with translation MLFTKSNKYDFDFVKENMMGPNAIKILEEVSESLKLEKGMRILDLGCGRGLTSIFLAKEYDVTVFATDLWISATDNYERIKSMGLEDKIIPIHAEAHDLPFANEFFDAAISIDAYHYFGVEKDYLTKYFAPLVKKGGQIAVAVPGLKQEFTNGVPAELVPYWFDDMTLTLHSCDWWYNLWKNSDLVSIKECKELNCLEESWQDWLSCDNDYARRDIGMMEAEGGNYFNLVSIIATKL, from the coding sequence ATGCTGTTTACAAAAAGTAACAAATATGATTTTGATTTTGTTAAAGAAAACATGATGGGACCAAACGCAATAAAGATTCTTGAGGAAGTGTCCGAATCTTTGAAGCTTGAAAAAGGCATGAGAATACTTGATCTTGGATGTGGGAGAGGGCTGACCTCAATATTCCTGGCAAAAGAATATGATGTTACGGTTTTTGCAACTGATCTCTGGATAAGTGCAACAGATAACTATGAGAGAATCAAGTCAATGGGATTGGAAGATAAAATAATACCAATACACGCAGAAGCTCATGATCTGCCGTTTGCAAATGAGTTTTTTGATGCTGCTATCAGTATAGATGCCTATCACTATTTCGGGGTTGAAAAAGATTATTTGACAAAGTATTTTGCTCCACTCGTAAAAAAAGGAGGGCAAATAGCAGTTGCAGTTCCGGGCTTGAAGCAGGAATTTACAAATGGAGTTCCAGCAGAATTAGTGCCATACTGGTTTGATGATATGACTTTAACTCTACACTCATGTGATTGGTGGTATAATTTATGGAAAAACTCTGATTTGGTAAGTATTAAAGAATGCAAAGAATTAAATTGCTTGGAAGAATCCTGGCAGGACTGGCTTTCGTGTGATAACGACTATGCTCGTAGGGATATAGGAATGATGGAAGCTGAAGGTGGAAATTACTTTAATCTGGTTTCAATCATAGCTACAAAGTTATGA
- a CDS encoding TrmB family transcriptional regulator, producing the protein MNEKLLAKIGLNKYESSVYLTLLKQDSMEASKLSHASKVPIGKIYEVLKALKNYELVEIQPSRPQRYRAVDPKSAFKLMYKRKEEETLNELKMLKETFDEIERELCKDNSPQNVETVFWPDRFRNNELNEMLDSFFEKIEHEICVVIHIKYKPGRSELYDASISTFSKAYLSLVQRGIKVKILDPGSQLLPSLKELIDSIEDLSFKHYIKDLMEVRILETEYNFTIIDSKITLLDIEDQFNMSRNLGMTRIYDESYAKRFRTKFDELWTKGELFSLT; encoded by the coding sequence ATGAATGAAAAATTACTTGCAAAAATTGGATTGAACAAGTATGAGAGTTCAGTTTACCTAACACTTCTAAAACAAGATTCTATGGAAGCAAGTAAATTATCACATGCATCGAAAGTCCCTATAGGAAAGATATACGAGGTTCTCAAAGCTCTCAAAAACTATGAGCTTGTCGAAATCCAACCGTCACGGCCACAGAGATACCGGGCGGTTGATCCTAAAAGCGCATTTAAACTCATGTACAAAAGAAAAGAGGAAGAAACACTCAATGAGCTCAAAATGCTCAAAGAAACATTCGATGAAATCGAAAGGGAACTCTGCAAAGACAATTCCCCGCAAAATGTTGAAACTGTCTTCTGGCCTGACAGGTTTCGTAATAATGAACTAAATGAAATGTTGGATTCATTTTTTGAGAAAATCGAGCATGAAATATGTGTTGTAATCCATATTAAGTACAAGCCTGGAAGATCAGAGCTGTATGATGCCTCAATATCCACCTTTAGCAAAGCTTATTTGAGTTTAGTACAGCGTGGCATAAAAGTTAAAATTTTAGATCCGGGATCACAATTACTGCCATCATTAAAAGAGCTTATTGATTCAATAGAAGATCTGTCATTTAAACACTATATTAAGGACCTGATGGAAGTAAGAATTTTGGAAACCGAATACAATTTTACAATCATTGATTCCAAGATAACCCTGCTCGATATTGAAGACCAGTTCAATATGAGTAGAAACCTCGGTATGACAAGAATATATGACGAATCATATGCAAAGCGATTCAGGACAAAATTTGATGAACTCTGGACAAAGGGTGAATTGTTTTCTCTGACTTGA
- a CDS encoding flavodoxin family protein: MKVLAINSSPRMDKGNTAMILNPFLEGMKEAGAEVELFYTSKLKIHPCTGEFNCWLKTPGKCLHNDDMNLLYPRIDTADVIVFATPVYVDGVTGPMKNLMDRIIPLAHPFFELRDEHCRHPQRGDTRARKFVLVSNCGFWEKDNFDPLLVHMKAVCINLSVEFAGALLRPHGGAMAVMLKSGAPINDVFEAAKEAGCQLVKEGEMSQETLDIVSRELLPRDMYIQILNQHFRQSLEALEK, from the coding sequence ATGAAAGTTCTGGCAATAAATTCCAGTCCTAGAATGGATAAAGGCAACACAGCTATGATACTGAACCCTTTTCTTGAAGGGATGAAAGAAGCAGGGGCAGAAGTGGAACTTTTCTATACGAGTAAACTCAAGATTCATCCGTGCACAGGAGAATTCAACTGCTGGCTAAAAACGCCAGGCAAATGTCTGCATAATGATGATATGAATTTATTATATCCAAGGATCGATACGGCTGATGTTATAGTATTTGCAACGCCGGTTTATGTAGATGGAGTCACAGGTCCGATGAAAAACCTTATGGATCGTATTATTCCTCTCGCACACCCATTCTTCGAATTACGAGATGAACACTGCCGCCACCCTCAGCGTGGAGACACGAGGGCCCGCAAGTTTGTTCTGGTCTCCAACTGCGGCTTCTGGGAAAAGGACAATTTTGATCCTCTGCTTGTACATATGAAAGCCGTTTGCATAAATTTATCTGTTGAATTTGCAGGGGCACTTTTGCGCCCTCATGGTGGAGCCATGGCTGTCATGTTGAAATCGGGTGCACCGATTAACGACGTTTTCGAGGCAGCAAAAGAGGCAGGCTGCCAGCTTGTAAAGGAAGGAGAAATGTCACAGGAAACCCTTGATATTGTAAGCCGAGAACTCCTTCCAAGAGATATGTATATTCAGATCTTAAATCAGCATTTTCGGCAAAGTTTAGAAGCACTGGAGAAATGA
- a CDS encoding carotenoid biosynthesis protein: protein MPVLNPYFFAFEILVLVLFLVCLQNAWQRGSYVVWQLLAVVLFGLLLEWATIQQLDAYEYGRFLVMLGPVPVVVGVAWGTIIYSVRSFSDKTNLPEWARPVLDGLMALSIDLSMDAIAIRLGMWDWGKGLEHQYFGVPYNNFWAWFWVVFSFSASLRLLSKLPGFWGRWLSPAGAIICGTAGVLITNELITNIPNDLIHYATIAVVLGGALLLILALLPEVSVQSQAAFVFLVPLGFHAYFLIAGLVSGAILNPPFLLVVSIFMSIGAIWLHRDALNY, encoded by the coding sequence ATGCCCGTGCTAAATCCATACTTTTTCGCCTTCGAGATTCTGGTTTTAGTGCTCTTTCTGGTCTGTCTGCAAAATGCGTGGCAGCGAGGCTCCTATGTAGTCTGGCAACTTCTTGCCGTGGTGCTCTTCGGCTTGCTGCTGGAATGGGCTACAATCCAACAGCTCGACGCCTACGAGTACGGACGCTTTCTGGTAATGCTTGGGCCTGTCCCTGTGGTCGTTGGGGTGGCCTGGGGGACTATCATCTATAGCGTTCGCTCCTTTTCCGATAAAACCAACCTTCCGGAATGGGCACGCCCGGTGCTCGACGGCCTGATGGCCCTGAGCATCGACCTTTCCATGGACGCGATAGCCATCCGCCTGGGCATGTGGGATTGGGGAAAAGGTCTTGAACATCAGTACTTCGGTGTCCCTTACAACAACTTCTGGGCATGGTTCTGGGTTGTGTTCTCATTTTCAGCAAGCCTTCGATTGCTATCAAAGCTCCCTGGATTCTGGGGACGCTGGCTCTCCCCTGCAGGAGCTATAATCTGCGGCACTGCGGGCGTGCTTATTACCAACGAGCTCATTACCAACATTCCCAATGACCTGATACATTACGCTACTATCGCTGTAGTCTTAGGAGGTGCTCTGCTATTGATTTTGGCATTACTCCCGGAAGTCTCGGTACAGTCTCAGGCTGCATTTGTCTTTCTTGTGCCTCTTGGATTTCATGCCTATTTCCTGATAGCAGGATTAGTTTCAGGTGCCATCCTGAACCCACCCTTTTTGCTGGTGGTAAGTATATTTATGAGCATAGGAGCAATTTGGCTTCACCGAGATGCTCTAAATTACTAG